The segment CGCGGTGCTCGCGGCGTTCGCGGCGGAGCCGACCGACCCGGCGCAGCTCGCCGCCCTGCGGCGCCGGCTGGCGCTCAAGGTTTTTCAGCGCACCGGCAGCTACGACACGGCGATCGCGCGCTATCTCGAGTCGCAGGCCGCCGCTCCGGACATTGATGCGCTAAGCGGATTTCCGGCGACCTTGGCGCTGTCGTGGAAGAAGGCGCAGGCGCTGCGCTACGGTGAAAACCCGCACCAGAAGGCGGCGCTCTACGGCACGTTCCACGAGCATTTCCAGCAGCTCCAGGGAAAGGAACTCAGCTATAACAACATCCTGGATATTACCTCGGCCACCTACCTGATCGGTGAGTTCGAGCGGCCGACCGTCGCGATCTTGAAGCACACGAATCCCTGCGGCGTCGCGAGCGCCGACACGCTCGAAGCCGCCTGGGAGCAGGCCTACGCGACCGACCGGCAGGCGCCGTTCGGGGGAATCATCATTGTCAACCAGACGCTGGGCGGAGGGCTCGCGAAGATGATCGCGGAAATCTTCACCGAGGTGATCATCGCCCCGCGGTTCAGCGACGAAGCGCTGGCCATCCTGGGCAAGAAAAAGAATCTACGGCTGATGATCGCCAAGGGTGGGATTGGCGCTGATGCGCTGCAGGAAATCCGCGCGGTGGTCGGTGGCGTGCTCGTGCAGGATCGCGACCGCACGTTGGGCGACGTAGCGAACTTCAAGGTCGTGACCAAGCGCCAGCCGACCGAGGAGGAGTGGGCTTCGATGCTTTTCGGCTGGAAGATTGGCAAGCACGTGAAGTCGAATTCCATCGTTTACTGCCGGGGCGAGCGGACGCTCGGGATTGGCGCCGGGCAGATGGCGCGCGTCGATAGCTCGCGCATCGCGGTGTGGAAGGCCGGGGAGGCGGGGCTCGACCTCAAGGGATCGGTCGTGGCGAGCGAGGCGTTGTTCCCCTTTGCCGACGGGCTGATCGCCGCGGCCGATGCGGGCGCGACCGCGGCCATCCAGCCGGGCGGATCCGTACGCGATGCCGAGGTGATCGCGGCGGCGGACGCCCGGGGAATGACGATGGTGTTTACGGGAATCCGGCACTTCAAACACTAGCTCGGGCACTTGCGCATCCGTCGCGCGGTGGCTAAAAGTGGCGGCATGACTCGCAAGCTTGCCGCGATCCTGGCCGCCTGTGCGTTGCTGGCCGGGTGCTACACCGTTCCGGAAACCGGCCGCCAAGCCATCATCCTGCCGATCTTCGACGACGTGCAGATGGGTGCGCAGGCGTTTGCCGACATTCGCGCCAAGGAGAAGATCTCCACCGATCCGGCCGCCAACGCGCGCATCCAGCGGATCGGTCGGCGGATCGCCCAGGCGGTCGGGGACCGGATGCCGAATGCGCAATGGGAATTCGTCGTGTTCGACGCGCCGCAGACCGTCAATGCGTTCGCGCTTCCGGGGGGCAAGGTCGGCGTGTATACCGGACTCATCGATCTCGCGAGCAACGACGACGAGATCGCGTTTGTAATGGGGCACGAGATTGCACACGTGACGAGCCGGCATGGCGCCCAGCGATCGACGGCGGCGATTGGCGCGGCCGCAGGCGGGATCCTGCTGGATGCGGCGACGCGCGACAAACAGAACCACGACCTGATGCTGGCGCTGTATGGCGTTGGCGCCGCGGGGGCGACGCTGGCGTATTCGCGTTCGCATGAGAGCGAGGCCGATTTCATCGGGCTGCGCTTCGTCGCGTATGCCGGCTACGATCCGCGGGCGGCGGTGACGTTCTGGCAGAAAATGGCGGCGAAGGAAAAGAGCGGCCGCGTGCCGGAGCTGCTTTCCACGCATCCGTCGGACGAGCGCCGGATCGCCGCGCTGCAGGCGGAAATGCCCAACGTGCTGCCGATCTACGAGGCGAACAAGGGACGGTTCCAATGAACCCGAGGTGTAGGGCTGCCGTTCACCGGCAGCCGCCTGGCTTTGATGCTCCCGGCCGGCGGCAAGCGCCGGCCCTACATCACAACTGAGACAGTCCGGAGCTCGGCGCCCCACGTCTCGAGAGGGTAGAACGGAGAGCGGACGCCGCGTTTTCCGGTTGGCGCAGGTGCGGATTTTGCGCCACGGTGACTGCATGTTTGATCCTGTCGAAAAGCTGAAGCAATTCATCCGCCATCAGAGCATTTCCGCCGATTCCAAATACAAGGACGGCATGCAGGGCGCGCAGAGGTTTGTCAGCGAACTCCTGGGTTCGCTCGGTTTCAAGGTGGAGGTGGTCAAGACCGACCTGCACCCGATCATCTTCGCCCAGCGCGGCAGCGATCCCTCCTGGCCGCATGTGGTGATCTATGGCCACTACGACGTGCAGCCGGCGGATCCGCTCGAGCTGTGGAAGACCCCGGCCTTCGAGCCGACGATCATTGGCCACCGGATCTACGGCCGCGGCGCCGCCGACAACAAGGGACCGTTGATGGCGAACATCGCCGCCGTCGCCGAGTTGATCGAAGCCAACCCGCAACTGCCGCTGCGGATCTCGTTCCTGATCGAAGGCGAAGAGGAAATGGGCAGCCCGAGCTTCCCGAAGTTTCTCGAGACGCATCGCGAACAGCTGCAGGCGGCCGATTTTGTTTACCTGTCAGATACGGCGCTGCCGCGGCCGGACCAGGTGGTGATCACCTGCGGACTGCGCGGGCTGACGCTGTTCGACCTGATCGTGGAAACCGCCAAGGGCGACCTGCATTCGGGTCTGCACGGCGGCGTGTTGCACAATCCGATTCAGGCGCTCGCCGAGATCATCGCCACGCTCCACCTGCCGGATGGCCGGGTGAACGTGCCCGGTTTTTACGACGAGGTGCTCGACGTGCACCCGTGGGAGCGCGACGAGTTGAAGAAGCTCGGCGTCGACGAAAAAGCTTACAAGGACTTCCTTGGCATCGAGGCGTTCTACACGCCGCCAGGGTTCTCGCCCGCCGAGGCGCTGCGGTTCCAGCCGACGCTCGAGTTCAACGGCATTGGTGGCGGCTACCAGGGTGAGGGGACGAAGACGGTGATTCCGAGCAAGGCGTTCGCCAAGATCAGTTGCCGGCTGGTGCCGAACCAGGAGCCGGACAAGATCAAGAAACTCGTGATCGACACGATCAAGGCGCGCGCGCCGAAGGACGTGCGACTTTCCTTCGTCGATCAGCACAAGGGCGATCCTTACGTCGTGGTACCGCCGGATCGCAGCAACACGCCGAAAGACCAGTCGCCGGTGCTCGCGCAGGCGTTTCGCGCGACCGAAGTCGCCGTGAAAGAAGTCTGGGGCAAGCCGCCGGTGTATTTGCGCGAAGGCGGGAGCGTGCCGATCATCGCCGACATCAAGCGGGTGACCGGGCTCGACTCGATCATGCTCGGACTCTTCCTGCCGGAGGACAATCTGCACGCTCCGAACGAAGGCTTCGATCTGGGCGTGATGAAGCGTGGCACCGAAACCACCAAGCGTATCCTCGCGGCGGTGGCCAAAGGGTAGGCGGTTGGGCAGGGCGGCCGCGGCGGTTTGATCGTGGTCGAGGTTGGGCCACTTCGTGACCGCCGCGCCTGCGTCGCCCGTTTCGGCGCGCGGTAGGGCAGGATCTCCTGATCCCGCCGGGGCTTGGTCGCGGCGATCGCTGAACGGCGGGGGCGGGAGACTCCGCCCTACAAAGCAACAAAAAAGCCCCGGGGGAACCGGGGCTTGAAACGAGAGCGTGGAAGGGGAATCCGCTTACATCCCAGGCTGCGCAAGCGCCGCACCCGCGGCGCCGGGGGCTTTCAGGATGACGATGTCGACGCGGCGGTCCTTGGCCATCGCGGCGTCGTCGCCATTCTGGGCGGCGTCCAGGCTGCCCTTCGAAAGCGTTTCGATCCGCTCTGCGGGCGCCAGCGAACTGAGATAGCGCTTGGCCGCATTCGCGCGACGGTCGCCGAGGCCGAGGTTGTATTCGGCCGTGCCGCGCCAGTCGCAGTGACCTTCGAGCAGGATCCGCTGCTCGGGGTGCTGCTTCATATAATCCGCGGCCTTTTGCAGCTTAGCACGCTCGGCCTGCTTGATGTCCGACTTGTCGAAATCGAAGTAAACCGGCTCGAACATCCCGCGAATGCTGTTCGCGTCCTCGATGATGTTCGGATCACGCTGTTCCAAACCCGCCGCGGACGCATCCACCGGGGCGTTCACATCCAAGGGATTGACCGTGCCGCCAGCCGTGGGGCCGAGCACGGTGGCGCTGGGATCGGGGCGCTTCGGCTTTTTCGAGCAGCCCGCGAAGAGGACCGCGGCGCCAACTGCCAGGACGCAAAGTTTCTTGAGAGAGATATTCATGGAAAAGCGAGAGCAACTAAGACCTGTCGAGTAATTGGAGAAACGCCCCGGTGCGGCAAGGCTATTACAGCGATTTCTTGGGCTCGATCAGACCGACCTCCAAGGCGTAGCGGGTGAGGCTGGCGACGTCGTGAAGGTTGAGCTTGCGCATCAAATTAGTGCGATGGTTGTCGACGGTTTTGATGCTAATACCGAGCTTCGCGGCGATCTCCTTGGTGCTGTGGCTCTCTGCCACCAGCTGGAGAATCTCGCGCTCGCGATCGGTCAGGAAATCCGCGGTGTTGCTGGCCGACGGATTGGCGACGACGTTGCGCAACAGCGCCGCCACGGCGGGGCCGAAGTAGGTGCCGCCACTCGCGACGGTCTCGAGTCCTTTCTTGAATTCGAACAGCCCCGCGGTCTTTTCGACGAAGCCATGCGCGCCGGCCTCGAGCATTTCGCGGATCAGGACCGGATTCTCATGTCCGGAAAACACGAGCACGCGCATGCCCGACAGCTTCTTGCTGATCCGGCGAAGCAGGTCGACGCCGTTGAGGCCGGGCAGCTTGGCATCGAGCACCAGCAGGTCCGGTTTCACCTCCAGGCAGAGTGCGAGGGCGCTCTGGCCGTCGCCGCTTTCGCCCACGAGCTGGTAATTCGCATCCAGCCGCAGGATTTCCACGAGCATTTCTCGGATGGCGGTTTGATCTTCGACGATGACGAGGCGTTTCATGGAGGGGCCAGCGCCGGTGGAATGAAGGATGCAATGGTGGGTTGGCCGGGATTCGAACCCGGAACCAACGACTTAAAAGGACGCTGCTCTACCGTTGAGCTACCAACCCCCAGCAAAGGAACAAGCAAAATGGGTTTTGCCTTCTGGCGTTGGCAAGCAGTTTTTGGCGGCACGTCCGGCGTTACGATTGACCGTCCCGGGCGTCATCGGTAAGCAATCCGGCCCGCCTAAAATCTTGGGAACAATCCAAAAATATACCCATCAGACCGAGGCAGAACGTATGTCTTCCAAAGCGCAGGAAGTTGCCCTCGATCGCATCCTCGTGGACCGCTTCAAGAGCGGTGATCATGCTGCGTTCGATGAGATGGTGTCGCGCTATTGGGACCGGATCTACGCGATGGTGAACCAGCTGCTCCGCAACTCCCAGGACGCGGAGGAAGTCACCCAGGATGCTTTCATCCGCGCCCACCGCGGCCTCACCAACTTCCGCGGGGAGTCCGCGTTCTCCACGTGGCTGTACCAAATCGCCACCAATCTCGCCCGCAACCGCTACTGGTATTGGTGGCGGCGGAAGCGCGACCAGTCGGTTTCGATCGATGCCCCCGTGAGCTCCGACAACGCCACCACGCTCGCCGAGATCATTCCAGCCGAAGTCGAGACCCCCGACGACATCGCGGTTACGCAGGAATTCGTGAGCCGCATCGGGCGCGGCATGGAAAAGCTCAGCGCCAAACACCGGGAGATTCTCATTCTGCGGAATGTGAAGAATCTCTCGTATGAGGAGATTGCCGACATCCTCAACATCTCCGTCGGCACGGTTAAAAGTCGGATCGCCCGAGCTCGCGAGAGCCTGCGCAGTCGACTGGGGGAGGACTTCAAATGAACGACTCAAGATTCATCGAGCTGCTCAACCTCTACGTTGATCACCAGATCAATGCCGAGGATGCGGCCTCGCTGGAAGCGGAGATCCAGCGCTCACCCGAGCGCCGCAAGATCTACCGGCAGTATTGCCAGATGCAGAAGGCGTGCGTGCTGCTCGCCGAGAATTTTCGTACCGAGGCGCCGGAGCGGGAACAGGTTCGCGCGCGCGCGGCTACGCACCGCCGCCAGCTGGCGCAGGTGGGTTACGTGGTGGGCGGACTGGCCGCGGCCGCCTGCGTGGCCCTGGTGCTGGTGATGAACCGTCAGCCGAGCGACCCCGCATCGCCCGCGGCGGCAACGGTCGTGGCCGTTGAAACGACCCGCGCGGTCGCGCCTGCGGCTGTCGACACACCCGCCGCGTCCACGCCGTTGTCGGAGCGCGTGGCGCTGCAGTCCGCGTTTGCCGGATTTGAATCCAGCACGCCGAATGCCCGCTTCGTCGTCAGCGGCGCCAACCAGGTGCCGCTGGACTGGATGGATCGGGTGCAATTGCGCAAGGTCACCACGGAAGAGCTCTGGCTCGAGCAGCGCCCGAGTTCGCAGCCGGACGATTTGCTGTTCCGTAGTCCGCGGCGGTTTCAGGGGCCCGCGGAGATGACCGCGTGGCGATTCCAGAAGTAACGCCCACCGTCAACGGGTGAGTTGTAAGGCGGGGTCGCTGACCCCGCCTTGCTGTTTCTGAACGGCGCCGACACGCGTGCCGGGCGCGTCTTGCGGCGGGAGCACATGGGCCCACCGCGCTTGGAGAATCTCATCCCGCGGCGCCGACGAGCATCTCGAGGGCACGGCGCGCTACCTCGATCGCAGCGATCGGCTCAGCTTAGCGCTTTCTTGATCAGCGATTCCGTTGTGGCCGCCTCGCCCAGCGCGAGGCTGGCGCGGCGCACGGCCTCGTCGGCGTCCGCGGAGCGATAACCGAGCGCCACGAGCGCCGCCACGGCGTCGCGGTGTGCACTCGCTCCCGGCGAGGCGGCCGCCGCCGGTTGGGTCGCGAGACCCGGCGCAGCGCCGGTGGCACCGACCTTGGTGCGCAGTTCGACCACCAGCCGCTCGGCGGTTTTCTTGCCGATGCCCGGACATTTCGCGAGGCTCGCCACGTCGCCCATGCGAATGGCGCTTTCCAGGGAGGGAAGCGCGAGCCGGCTCATGATGCTCAGGGCCATCTTCGGGCCGACCCCCGTGACGTGCTCGATCATCAGCCGGAAGAAATCGCGTTCCGCCGGCGACGCGAAACCGTAGAGCGTCTGCGAGTCCTCGCGATAAATCACGAGCGTGTGGAGCTTCACGGCGGCGCCGGCCGCGGGCAGCCGCTCCGCCGTGGTCACGGGAATGTGGACCTCGTAACCGAACCCGGCGACTTCGACAATCGCCTGAAGCGGCGTGGCGGAAACGAGCGTGCCTTGGATCGAGGTGATCATCGACTCGGGACCAGAGATGTAGGCCTCGGCTACCTCAGGCCGAGCACGTCTTGCATATCGTAGAGCCCGGCGGGCCGACCCGCGATCCACTGCGCCGCGCGCAAGGCCCCGCGCGCGAGAATCGCGCGATCGCTTGCCTTGTGCGTCAATTCCACCCGCTCGCCGAGCGCCGCAAACACCACCGTGTGATCACCGATCACATCGCCGCCGCGCAACGAATGCATGCCCACCTCGGTCGACGTGCGCTCGCCGGTGATGCCTTCGCGACCATAGCGCAGCGCGTCCGGCGCGAGTTTCCGTTCCTCGAGAATAATTTCGGCCAGCCGCGCCGCGGTGCCGCTGGGCGCGTCTTTCTTGAAACGGTGATGCATCTCGATCACCTCGGCGTCGTAATTGCTGTCCAGCAGCGACGCGGCTTGGCGCGTGAGCGCAAAGAGCACGTTGACGCCCACGGAGTAGTTGCCCGACCAGACGCACGGCACGCGGGCTGCGAGTGCGATCAGTTCCGCCTTAACCGCCGCCGCATGACCGGTGGTGCCGATCACCAGGGCTTTTTTCTGGGCGAGGGCCTGGTCGATCACCGCCCGCGTGCCCGCCGGCGAACTGAAGTCGACGATCACGTCGCTCTGACCAACCGC is part of the Opitutus terrae PB90-1 genome and harbors:
- the purH gene encoding bifunctional phosphoribosylaminoimidazolecarboxamide formyltransferase/IMP cyclohydrolase, whose amino-acid sequence is MAKLALLSVSDKRGLADFAAALVKQHGFTLLSTGGTAKLLAEKGLPVTEVSQHTGFPEIMEGRVKTLHPKIHGGLLCRRDKAEHLAQAARNEIALIDLVVVNLYPFEETVAKPHVTLEEAIENIDIGGPSMLRSAAKNHESVTVVCDPADYDAVLAAFAAEPTDPAQLAALRRRLALKVFQRTGSYDTAIARYLESQAAAPDIDALSGFPATLALSWKKAQALRYGENPHQKAALYGTFHEHFQQLQGKELSYNNILDITSATYLIGEFERPTVAILKHTNPCGVASADTLEAAWEQAYATDRQAPFGGIIIVNQTLGGGLAKMIAEIFTEVIIAPRFSDEALAILGKKKNLRLMIAKGGIGADALQEIRAVVGGVLVQDRDRTLGDVANFKVVTKRQPTEEEWASMLFGWKIGKHVKSNSIVYCRGERTLGIGAGQMARVDSSRIAVWKAGEAGLDLKGSVVASEALFPFADGLIAAADAGATAAIQPGGSVRDAEVIAAADARGMTMVFTGIRHFKH
- a CDS encoding M48 family metallopeptidase; its protein translation is MTRKLAAILAACALLAGCYTVPETGRQAIILPIFDDVQMGAQAFADIRAKEKISTDPAANARIQRIGRRIAQAVGDRMPNAQWEFVVFDAPQTVNAFALPGGKVGVYTGLIDLASNDDEIAFVMGHEIAHVTSRHGAQRSTAAIGAAAGGILLDAATRDKQNHDLMLALYGVGAAGATLAYSRSHESEADFIGLRFVAYAGYDPRAAVTFWQKMAAKEKSGRVPELLSTHPSDERRIAALQAEMPNVLPIYEANKGRFQ
- a CDS encoding M20/M25/M40 family metallo-hydrolase; translation: MFDPVEKLKQFIRHQSISADSKYKDGMQGAQRFVSELLGSLGFKVEVVKTDLHPIIFAQRGSDPSWPHVVIYGHYDVQPADPLELWKTPAFEPTIIGHRIYGRGAADNKGPLMANIAAVAELIEANPQLPLRISFLIEGEEEMGSPSFPKFLETHREQLQAADFVYLSDTALPRPDQVVITCGLRGLTLFDLIVETAKGDLHSGLHGGVLHNPIQALAEIIATLHLPDGRVNVPGFYDEVLDVHPWERDELKKLGVDEKAYKDFLGIEAFYTPPGFSPAEALRFQPTLEFNGIGGGYQGEGTKTVIPSKAFAKISCRLVPNQEPDKIKKLVIDTIKARAPKDVRLSFVDQHKGDPYVVVPPDRSNTPKDQSPVLAQAFRATEVAVKEVWGKPPVYLREGGSVPIIADIKRVTGLDSIMLGLFLPEDNLHAPNEGFDLGVMKRGTETTKRILAAVAKG
- a CDS encoding OmpA family protein — its product is MNISLKKLCVLAVGAAVLFAGCSKKPKRPDPSATVLGPTAGGTVNPLDVNAPVDASAAGLEQRDPNIIEDANSIRGMFEPVYFDFDKSDIKQAERAKLQKAADYMKQHPEQRILLEGHCDWRGTAEYNLGLGDRRANAAKRYLSSLAPAERIETLSKGSLDAAQNGDDAAMAKDRRVDIVILKAPGAAGAALAQPGM
- a CDS encoding response regulator, encoding MKRLVIVEDQTAIREMLVEILRLDANYQLVGESGDGQSALALCLEVKPDLLVLDAKLPGLNGVDLLRRISKKLSGMRVLVFSGHENPVLIREMLEAGAHGFVEKTAGLFEFKKGLETVASGGTYFGPAVAALLRNVVANPSASNTADFLTDREREILQLVAESHSTKEIAAKLGISIKTVDNHRTNLMRKLNLHDVASLTRYALEVGLIEPKKSL
- a CDS encoding RNA polymerase sigma factor, with protein sequence MSYQPPAKEQAKWVLPSGVGKQFLAARPALRLTVPGVIGKQSGPPKILGTIQKYTHQTEAERMSSKAQEVALDRILVDRFKSGDHAAFDEMVSRYWDRIYAMVNQLLRNSQDAEEVTQDAFIRAHRGLTNFRGESAFSTWLYQIATNLARNRYWYWWRRKRDQSVSIDAPVSSDNATTLAEIIPAEVETPDDIAVTQEFVSRIGRGMEKLSAKHREILILRNVKNLSYEEIADILNISVGTVKSRIARARESLRSRLGEDFK
- a CDS encoding anti-sigma factor family protein codes for the protein MNDSRFIELLNLYVDHQINAEDAASLEAEIQRSPERRKIYRQYCQMQKACVLLAENFRTEAPEREQVRARAATHRRQLAQVGYVVGGLAAAACVALVLVMNRQPSDPASPAAATVVAVETTRAVAPAAVDTPAASTPLSERVALQSAFAGFESSTPNARFVVSGANQVPLDWMDRVQLRKVTTEELWLEQRPSSQPDDLLFRSPRRFQGPAEMTAWRFQK
- the ruvA gene encoding Holliday junction branch migration protein RuvA, which produces MITSIQGTLVSATPLQAIVEVAGFGYEVHIPVTTAERLPAAGAAVKLHTLVIYREDSQTLYGFASPAERDFFRLMIEHVTGVGPKMALSIMSRLALPSLESAIRMGDVASLAKCPGIGKKTAERLVVELRTKVGATGAAPGLATQPAAAASPGASAHRDAVAALVALGYRSADADEAVRRASLALGEAATTESLIKKALS
- the dapB gene encoding 4-hydroxy-tetrahydrodipicolinate reductase, producing the protein MASPRILINGAKGRMGQALLAAAREFNLPVGAAIDLGDDLAAAVGQSDVIVDFSSPAGTRAVIDQALAQKKALVIGTTGHAAAVKAELIALAARVPCVWSGNYSVGVNVLFALTRQAASLLDSNYDAEVIEMHHRFKKDAPSGTAARLAEIILEERKLAPDALRYGREGITGERTSTEVGMHSLRGGDVIGDHTVVFAALGERVELTHKASDRAILARGALRAAQWIAGRPAGLYDMQDVLGLR